In Gracilibacillus salitolerans, the sequence CGATGTTGATAATCCAACTCAGCTAATTCTACATAAGGGATTATTAACCGCAGAAAGCGAAGACTGGAAAGACCAAATGTTACAAATAGTCGAGAAAATGCTTCAGGATAGGCAGTATGAGATGGATATTGTCGTCACCTTTATTCGAGGGGAATATTTTAAACCAATGAAAAGAAGTAATGAGGAAACAGAAGAAAATGATCGAGACTCCGTTTATTCTCATTCATTTATTCTTTGCAGTATAAATAAAACCCAGGATCCAAAGAAAGAATTACATTTTGATTATGTGGAGAAGGCATTTAAATACAATGTGGTGGTGGATCCGGTGATTAATTTAAATGCACCGATTGGAGGATTTTTATTCCCTTGCTTTACCGACAATGCTGCAGATGTGAACCATGTCCTTTATGCAGCAGGCAAAGCAAACGAACCGGATGAAGCATTCGTGGAAGACGTATTAAATGCAGAAGAAACGATGACAGCAAAAGAAGATAAAATTGTCTTTGAAGAAGTCGTGCGTGATGCTGTCGGCCATCAAATCAATACATCAACACTCGCAAACGTCTATGAAGAAATACACCGCATGACAGAGGATAATGATGAAGAAGATACACCAACATTAGATTATAAAGATGTCGAGCAGGTGCTAAAATCGAGTGGTGTAGAAGAAGTTGATACGGAAAAAATGGAAGAAGCGTTTAAAAATGTGATCGATGATACCAACTATGAGTTAAAAGCACGTAATATCGTGCCGAAGTATTCATCTAAATCGATTAAAATCAATACAAAAGTAGCTAATATTGCGGTCAGTCCTGAGGAGTTACGTCACGTCAGACAGGTAACGTTAGACGGAAGACGTTACTTAATGATCGAAGTAGAAGAAGATACAGTGATTGATGGATTTACTATGATTCCGGAAGCTTTTAAATAAGCATCTCGTTATACGGTGAAGTACACTTTATGAATTAAGTGTAATAAACAACAAATCTCTGGCGTAGATGCTTAGATTTGTTGTTTATCTGTGTTTTTTAAACAAATCTTTGCTCACTCCCATAAGATTTGTTGATTATACTCCTTTTATAACTTTTGCCTACACACTCAAGAAACTAGAATTGGACAAAACGGTCATCATTAGAAAAAGGTATTTCCAGAATGGTTAAATCTCCAATTCCTATTTCTATTCCATACTCTCCGTGATAATCTGTTCCACCCGTCATAAGAAGCTTATATTGATCAGCTAGTGCTTTTACTCGCTGATAATCTGTTTTCGTATGATCAGGGTGTGCTAACTCAATCCCACCTAAGCCTATCTCGACTAACTCAGGGATGATATCATAAGAGTTTAATTGACCTGGATGAGCAACAACAGCAATGCCGCCATCTAGGACAATTGCTTCGACT encodes:
- a CDS encoding DUF4317 domain-containing protein produces the protein MNKKDIANIRKQFKIENDLMKIHEIFNVYIMKESSDIYHQQSQVFDMLDEDEKELFMTNFKKVLTGQLDEKLFELKFQSDVDNPTQLILHKGLLTAESEDWKDQMLQIVEKMLQDRQYEMDIVVTFIRGEYFKPMKRSNEETEENDRDSVYSHSFILCSINKTQDPKKELHFDYVEKAFKYNVVVDPVINLNAPIGGFLFPCFTDNAADVNHVLYAAGKANEPDEAFVEDVLNAEETMTAKEDKIVFEEVVRDAVGHQINTSTLANVYEEIHRMTEDNDEEDTPTLDYKDVEQVLKSSGVEEVDTEKMEEAFKNVIDDTNYELKARNIVPKYSSKSIKINTKVANIAVSPEELRHVRQVTLDGRRYLMIEVEEDTVIDGFTMIPEAFK